From Oryzias melastigma strain HK-1 linkage group LG15, ASM292280v2, whole genome shotgun sequence, one genomic window encodes:
- the ntpcr gene encoding cancer-related nucleoside-triphosphatase isoform X2, whose protein sequence is MCTEAMLKHVFLTGPPGVGKTTLVQKACEALLSSGVGVEGFYTEEVREGGRRVGFDVVTLTGERGHLSRIGGGAAGSHSKHTVGQYVVDLPSFEHVALPLFTKLRSAGSSSMKVFVIDEIGKMELFSQSFIRAVRQTLDSPYVVLGTIPVPKGRPLGLVEEVRSRRDVKVVHVSKENRDALLQDILTTLQECLKRAA, encoded by the exons atgTGTACGGAAGCGATGCTGAAGCACGTTTTTCTGACAGGACCTCCAG GTGTGGGTAAAACCACCCTGGTCCAGAAAGCCTGTGAAGCTTTGTTGTCTTCAGGAGTGGGAGTTGAAGGGTTTTACACAGAGGAGGTCAGGGAGGGGGGCAGGAGAGTGGGCTTTGATGTCGTCACGTTGACAGGCGAGAGAGGCCACCTGTCCAGAATCGG AGGAGGCGCTGCTGGATCTCACAGCAAACACACAGTGGGACAGTATGTGGTTGACCTGCCATCATTTGAACATGTGGCTCTCCCCCTCTTCACAAAG CTCAGGTCAGCAGGTAGCAGCAGCATGAAGGTGTTTGTCATTGATGAGATTGGAAAGATGGAGCTTTTCAGTCAGTCATTTATCAGAGCCGTGAGACAGACTTTGGACAGTCCCTATGTTGTTCTGGGCACCATACCCGTTCCCAAAGGGAGACCTCTCGGTTTGGTCGAAGAGGTTCGGAGCAGGAGAGACGTCAAAGTTGTTCAT GTGTCAAAGGAGAACAGAGATGCTCTTCTACAAGACATTTTAACAACTCTGCAGGAGTGTTTAAAACGTGCAGCCTAG
- the ntpcr gene encoding cancer-related nucleoside-triphosphatase isoform X1, whose amino-acid sequence MSWRKNKCGQQRWRGDRQSVGKTTLVQKACEALLSSGVGVEGFYTEEVREGGRRVGFDVVTLTGERGHLSRIGGGAAGSHSKHTVGQYVVDLPSFEHVALPLFTKLRSAGSSSMKVFVIDEIGKMELFSQSFIRAVRQTLDSPYVVLGTIPVPKGRPLGLVEEVRSRRDVKVVHVSKENRDALLQDILTTLQECLKRAA is encoded by the exons GTGTGGGTAAAACCACCCTGGTCCAGAAAGCCTGTGAAGCTTTGTTGTCTTCAGGAGTGGGAGTTGAAGGGTTTTACACAGAGGAGGTCAGGGAGGGGGGCAGGAGAGTGGGCTTTGATGTCGTCACGTTGACAGGCGAGAGAGGCCACCTGTCCAGAATCGG AGGAGGCGCTGCTGGATCTCACAGCAAACACACAGTGGGACAGTATGTGGTTGACCTGCCATCATTTGAACATGTGGCTCTCCCCCTCTTCACAAAG CTCAGGTCAGCAGGTAGCAGCAGCATGAAGGTGTTTGTCATTGATGAGATTGGAAAGATGGAGCTTTTCAGTCAGTCATTTATCAGAGCCGTGAGACAGACTTTGGACAGTCCCTATGTTGTTCTGGGCACCATACCCGTTCCCAAAGGGAGACCTCTCGGTTTGGTCGAAGAGGTTCGGAGCAGGAGAGACGTCAAAGTTGTTCAT GTGTCAAAGGAGAACAGAGATGCTCTTCTACAAGACATTTTAACAACTCTGCAGGAGTGTTTAAAACGTGCAGCCTAG
- the map10 gene encoding microtubule-associated protein 10, translating to MSDDNPESLFSLQLLVENIQLERRCKAARELALGVRLLDFPTLFIYQPQKSAPAQRDDPKLLEYAFNRGKSCFFKMNLSSLHIHLTSSSLHALVLDVTEEMPRLLGSCLLSVAESMNRIWQDVTERGSSHPSSHGERRIIGICNISGGKVGTISLSYKLVYLGTSLLPHIREKGIPAGPPGCEEEHLPTDPQKQTEEVFIEDTNATSGDSFEEELTLFCPPQLYYCSAAHENCKSEDHNLNFEAFRLLDSASENENKKSESPTPQGVKVTIAQQTSNSQSASGGTQTVLREALRQLPLLNALVAELSQLYGESPHQDSSVYPRQASSAGHKNTTQELPQPLHTSRQSTSPSLFHVQPSPSSSKTHIIVKKNQEETFHQNRSCNKSNKSNLVYGTTKTFNLRLKQISSIKGRRRECMEVKSQTAPRTAKGKLRSDGTILRSSKKKSLSSLSPGINENPETEIQRLTMNSALQETSTVRQKAQRGRGRMEQGRHAQGISEKAPRSPGDLKCINIPSMDTDSSPWSKDKHEHHSKSDQSESEPDRDQDKIESSQSSRRGSTKFSFSDASVHESEEVDYTDDFDNLESSDACSPDPWSSPEPSRVKTPKSPDTNRSESISEGVQRRSAPLPAPVKAPRSPHRTLMETHIIRPRTHGSALSFSSDEDWNEPSSSQTILSKKQMLSRNNQKASYSVESSAAVSGEKSTQSVAEVSSESISSFSAQEAEGLQDEVGTLDFRKNCHHVSELVISKLPGYTM from the coding sequence AGACGACCCTAAACTGTTGGAATATGCGTTTAACAGAGGCAAGTCCTGCTTCTTCAAAATGAATCTGAGTTCATTGCATATCCATCTGACCAGCAGCTCTCTCCATGCTCTGGTGCTGGATGTGACAGAGGAGATGCCCAGATTACTCGGCTCCTGTCTGCTATCAGTGGCTGAATCCATGAACAGAATTTGGCAGGATGTGACTGAACGTGGCTCTTCTCACCCCTCTTCTCACGGAGAACGCAGGATTATTGGTATTTGTAATATCTCAGGGGGAAAAGTTGGAACTATATCCCTGAGCTATAAACTGGTGTATCTGGGAACAAGTTTATTGCCACACATCAGAGAGAAGGGGATTCCTGCAGGGCCCCCTGGCTGTGAGGAGGAGCACCTCCCCACAGACCCACAAAAGCAGACTGAAGAAGTCTTCATTGAAGATACGAATGCTACAAGTGGAGACAGTTTTGAGGAAGAGTTAACTTTATTCTGCCCCCCTCAGCTTTACTATTGTAGCGCTGCTCATGAGAATTGCAAAAGTGAAGACCACAATCTGAACTTTGAAGCTTTTAGGCTCCTTGATTCAGCGTCTgagaatgaaaacaagaaatctGAAAGTCCAACGCCTCAAGGGGTGAAAGTCACAATCGCCCAACAAACGTCAAACAGCCAATCTGCTAGCGGGGGAACCCAGACTGTCCTTAGGGAGGCCTTACGACAGCTGCCTCTCCTAAACGCTCTCGTAGCTGAACTGTCACAGTTGTATGGAGAGAGCCCACACCAGGACTCATCTGTTTACCCCAGGCAGGCGTCCTCAGctggacacaaaaacacaacacaggAACTACCCCAGCCCCTGCACACAAGCAGACAGTCAACCAGTCCTAGTTTATTCCATGTACAACCCTCTCCAAGCAGTTCTAAAACTCACATTATAGTGAAAAAGAACCAGGAAGAGACTTTCCACCAGAATAGAAGCTGCAACAAATCTAACAAGAGCAATCTAGTATACGGgacaactaaaacatttaacctGAGGTTGAAGCAGATTTCCTCCATCAAAGGAAGAAGGCGGGAATGCATGGAAGTAAAAAGTCAAACAGCGCCAAGGACGGCCAAAGGAAAGCTGAGGTCTGACGGAACAATCCTAAGAtccagcaaaaaaaagtcattgtcAAGCCTGAGCCCTGGCATCAATGAAAATCCAGAGACAGAGATTCAGAGGCTCACGATGAACTCTGCGCTGCAGGAAACGAGCACCGTGAGGCAAAAGGCTCAGCGCGGGAGAGGTCGCATGGAACAAGGTAGACACGCTCAAGGAATTTCAGAAAAAGCTCCACGTTCACCGGGAGACTTGAAATGCATTAACATCCCGAGCATGGATACTGACAGCTCGCCCTGGAGCAAAGACAAGCACGAGCATCACAGCAAATCAGATCAATCCGAGTCTGAGCCTGACAGAGACCAAGACAAAATTGAATCTTCCCAAAGCAGCAGACGCGGCAGcacaaagttttcattttcagatgCCAGCGTTCACGAGAGCGAGGAGGTGGACTACACCGACGACTTTGACAATCTAGAATCCAGTGATGCCTGTTCTCCTGACCCCTGGAGCAGTCCTGAGCCCTCCAGGGTCAAGACTCCAAAATCTCCTGACACCAACCGTTCTGAATCTATATCTGAGGGTGTCCAGAGGAGATCCGCCCCTCTTCCTGCTCCTGTTAAAGCACCGCGCTCTCCACATCGGACTCTGATGGAAACTCACATAATCCGACCTCGAACCCATGGCTCAGCTCTCAGTTTTTCCTCTGATGAAGACTGGAACGAGCCGTCGTCTTCACAAACCATTCtctctaaaaaacaaatgttatcaaGAAACAATCAGAAAGCTAGTTATAGTGTGGAGAGCTCTGCAGCAGTAAGTGGAGAAAAGTCCACCCAGAGCGTGGCAGAAGTTTCTTCAGAATCCATTTCCTCATTCTCAGCTCAGGAGGCGGAGGGACTCCAGGATGAGGTTGGGACTCTGGATTTTAGAAAGAACTGTCATCACGTCTCAGAGCTTGTGATCAGCAAACTTcctggatacacaatgtaa